In a single window of the Flavobacterium ammoniigenes genome:
- a CDS encoding ABC transporter substrate-binding protein — MNYLLKILVVVLLFTNTIVAQEITTATTSTNILQQEKPLVNQSKKLALLLPFNITKLQNDTVNTIADRLKKDKFLNMTLDFYSGAVMAIDSAKQLGISVDVSVFDSEENKNSSNVAKLIADNQLATFGAVIGPFYQANVEKTAEFLSANQVAVISPLSKELGKSYPNLFQTITSPNLIRSAIFDFMRSKKGNIIAVVDKKKVSVKKYILENQKDVRFAALDATGALNVLSLKGLLVKNKINYVVMETANTSMIKATMTALLSVQQWFNVQLVILETNETLNTDEIEFADLVKLKLMYPSMTRENSSTEAMLFEKNFKLINKVTPNSFAIRGFDVTFDALMRLSQPNGFMESANQVTEQVESKFDYFKNETGGFANKGWYILYYDADLTVKEAK; from the coding sequence ATGAATTATTTATTAAAAATACTGGTTGTGGTGCTTTTGTTTACCAATACTATTGTTGCACAAGAAATCACTACCGCTACGACTTCAACAAACATTTTGCAGCAGGAAAAACCTTTGGTCAATCAATCCAAAAAACTGGCTTTGTTGTTGCCTTTTAATATAACCAAGTTGCAAAACGATACTGTAAATACTATTGCAGACCGATTGAAGAAAGATAAGTTTCTAAATATGACGCTGGATTTTTATTCCGGAGCAGTAATGGCAATTGATTCTGCCAAACAATTGGGTATTTCAGTAGATGTAAGTGTTTTTGATTCGGAGGAAAACAAAAATAGTTCGAATGTTGCTAAACTAATCGCAGATAATCAACTAGCAACTTTTGGAGCAGTCATTGGACCATTTTATCAGGCTAATGTTGAGAAAACAGCCGAATTTTTGAGTGCTAATCAAGTGGCAGTTATTTCGCCTTTATCAAAAGAATTGGGGAAATCCTACCCTAATTTATTTCAAACTATTACTTCACCAAACCTAATTCGTTCTGCTATTTTTGATTTTATGCGGTCCAAAAAAGGAAATATTATTGCAGTAGTAGATAAGAAAAAAGTATCGGTTAAAAAATACATTCTTGAGAATCAAAAAGACGTTCGATTTGCCGCCTTGGATGCAACAGGAGCTTTGAATGTACTTAGTTTAAAAGGCTTGTTAGTAAAAAACAAAATCAATTATGTGGTGATGGAAACCGCTAATACCAGTATGATTAAAGCTACTATGACTGCTTTGTTGAGCGTTCAGCAGTGGTTCAATGTGCAACTTGTAATTTTGGAGACCAATGAAACTTTAAATACAGATGAGATCGAGTTTGCTGATTTAGTGAAATTGAAATTGATGTATCCTTCCATGACTCGAGAAAATAGTAGTACTGAAGCGATGTTATTCGAAAAGAATTTCAAATTAATAAATAAAGTAACTCCCAACTCATTTGCTATACGTGGTTTTGATGTCACTTTTGATGCATTGATGCGTTTGTCTCAACCTAATGGATTTATGGAAAGTGCCAATCAAGTGACTGAACAAGTGGAAAGCAAGTTTGATTATTTTAAAAATGAAACGGGTGGTTTTGCTAATAAAGGATGGTATATTTTGTATTACGATGCCGATTTGACTGTCAAAGAAGCAAAGTAA
- a CDS encoding DHH family phosphoesterase codes for MKTQDIQAIQELLATPKKIAIIPHRGPDGDAMGSTLGLYHFLLKNNHQPTVISPNEMPHFLEWLPGANTVKIYEKDKATCTQILEEAEVVFTLDFNALHRTGEMETVLSTLTAPFIMIDHHQFPDNYATFTYSDINFGSTCEMLYNFICFLGKKADIDENIGTCIYTGILTDSGSFRFPKTTGTTHRIIAELIDLGVKNTVIPTLLFDNSSFGRLQILGRALQNMKVYTEHKTAYTYLTQDELDSFDHVKGDTEGIVNYGLSIKGIIFTAIFIENKDEKIIKISFRSQGDFDVNQFARDHFNGGGHINAAGGKSENAMEDTLKKFEDLVRNLPI; via the coding sequence ATGAAAACACAAGACATACAAGCGATTCAGGAGTTGTTAGCTACTCCAAAAAAAATTGCCATAATTCCACACCGTGGACCCGATGGAGATGCCATGGGTTCTACCCTAGGTTTGTACCATTTTTTACTTAAAAATAACCACCAACCTACTGTGATTTCGCCCAACGAAATGCCACACTTTTTAGAGTGGCTTCCGGGAGCAAACACTGTAAAAATATACGAAAAAGACAAAGCGACTTGTACCCAAATTTTAGAAGAAGCTGAAGTTGTTTTCACTTTAGATTTCAACGCTTTGCACCGTACCGGTGAAATGGAAACGGTTTTAAGTACACTTACTGCTCCCTTTATCATGATTGATCACCATCAATTTCCTGATAATTATGCAACCTTTACTTATTCGGATATCAATTTTGGTTCTACTTGCGAAATGCTGTATAACTTCATTTGCTTTTTAGGTAAAAAAGCAGATATTGACGAAAACATCGGAACTTGCATTTATACTGGAATTCTAACTGATTCGGGATCTTTTCGTTTTCCAAAAACCACCGGAACTACTCACCGAATCATTGCCGAATTAATTGATTTAGGCGTAAAAAATACTGTGATACCAACCTTACTTTTTGATAATAGTTCGTTTGGACGATTACAAATTTTGGGTCGTGCTTTACAAAACATGAAGGTGTATACAGAGCACAAAACAGCTTATACTTATTTGACACAAGACGAACTGGATTCTTTTGATCATGTTAAAGGAGACACAGAAGGTATTGTCAATTATGGATTAAGCATCAAAGGCATTATTTTTACTGCGATTTTCATTGAGAATAAAGACGAAAAGATTATTAAAATATCGTTCCGTTCCCAAGGCGATTTTGATGTCAATCAGTTTGCAAGAGATCATTTCAATGGTGGGGGTCATATCAATGCTGCTGGAGGAAAATCAGAAAATGCTATGGAAGATACCCTTAAAAAGTTTGAAGATTTAGTTAGAAACCTACCTATTTAA
- a CDS encoding peptidylprolyl isomerase: protein MKKRFLFALAIIASLYSCKEENNNLPDGLYAKIETNKGEIIVQLDYEKAPITVANFVTLAEGKNEFVTNENIKNRPFYDGLKFHRVIENFMIQGGDPLGTGSGDAGYKFKDEITDARFDKAGVLAMANNGPATNSSQFFITHLETPWLDGKHTIFGHVVGNGMEAVNKILQDDYMSKVTIIRNGDAAKKFDAVKVFHNFFIAEAENQKKQASIDAENKRVFNQKYKSVIEAKLKYFAALKAKATKTKSGLEFVITQKSGGKKPKIGTGIFIHYAGFLENGTLFDSSIESVCKTFGTFDANRAAQNGYLAIPFQAGRKDGMIPGFIEGIEQLSYGDKAVLFIPSKLGFAEAGAGEVIPPNANLIFEVELMTPKN from the coding sequence ATGAAAAAACGTTTTTTATTTGCCTTAGCCATTATTGCTTCTTTGTACTCTTGTAAAGAAGAAAACAACAATTTACCTGATGGTTTGTATGCCAAAATTGAAACCAATAAAGGAGAAATTATTGTACAATTGGATTATGAAAAAGCGCCCATTACCGTAGCAAATTTTGTAACACTTGCCGAAGGTAAAAACGAATTTGTTACCAATGAAAATATCAAAAATAGACCTTTTTATGACGGATTGAAATTTCACCGTGTAATTGAAAATTTCATGATCCAAGGTGGCGATCCACTTGGAACAGGTTCTGGAGATGCAGGATACAAATTCAAGGATGAAATTACAGACGCTCGATTTGATAAAGCTGGTGTTTTGGCTATGGCCAATAATGGACCAGCAACCAACAGCAGTCAGTTTTTTATTACTCATCTTGAAACGCCTTGGCTAGATGGAAAACACACCATTTTCGGTCATGTTGTGGGTAACGGAATGGAAGCAGTGAACAAGATTTTGCAAGATGATTATATGAGTAAAGTAACAATCATTCGAAATGGAGATGCTGCTAAAAAGTTTGATGCGGTAAAAGTATTCCATAACTTTTTTATTGCAGAAGCTGAAAACCAAAAAAAACAAGCTAGCATTGACGCAGAAAACAAACGTGTTTTTAACCAAAAGTACAAATCAGTAATTGAGGCGAAACTTAAATATTTTGCAGCATTAAAAGCCAAAGCAACTAAAACGAAATCAGGTTTAGAATTTGTTATTACCCAAAAAAGTGGTGGAAAAAAACCCAAAATTGGAACTGGAATCTTTATCCATTACGCAGGCTTTTTGGAAAACGGAACTTTGTTTGATAGTAGTATCGAAAGTGTTTGCAAGACGTTTGGTACATTTGATGCTAACAGAGCAGCTCAAAACGGCTACCTAGCTATTCCTTTTCAAGCTGGTAGAAAAGACGGAATGATTCCTGGATTTATTGAGGGAATTGAACAATTATCTTATGGAGATAAAGCCGTATTATTTATTCCATCTAAATTAGGATTTGCAGAAGCTGGCGCTGGAGAAGTGATTCCGCCCAATGCGAATCTTATTTTTGAAGTTGAATTAATGACACCGAAAAATTAA
- a CDS encoding CTP synthase: protein MNQTKYIFVTGGVTSSLGKGIIAASLAKLLQARGYRTTIQKFDPYINVDPGTLNPYEHGECYVTDDGAETDLDLGHYERFLNVPTSQANNVTTGRIYLSVIEKERRGEFLGKTVQVVPHITNEIKDRMQLLGKSGDYDIVITEIGGTVGDIESLPYIESVRQLVWELGENNGIVIHLTLVPYLAAAGELKTKPTQHSVKTLMESGIKADILVCRTEHEISDEIRNKLALFCNVKREAVIQSIDASTIYEVPNLMLEEGLDVVALKKLDLPKKAAPDLKNWNTFLKRLKNPKHTVNIGLVGKYVEMQDCYKSILEAFIHAGAANETKVNVISLHSEFIDASNVNEKLAGLDAVLVAPGFGERGIEGKIETVRYVRENKIPFFGICLGMQMSVIEYSRNVLGLSDANSTEMNDTTSNPVVNLMEEQKTVTDKGGTMRLGAWNCNIKAGTLAHKIYGTTSISERHRHRYEFNSAYVSQLEKAGLKASGTNPQTGLVEIVEIEDHPFFIGVQYHPEYKSTVANPHPIFVNFVAAAVQAKKK from the coding sequence ATGAATCAAACGAAATATATTTTTGTTACTGGCGGTGTAACTTCTTCTTTAGGGAAGGGGATTATTGCAGCTTCCTTGGCGAAATTATTACAAGCTAGAGGATATAGAACGACTATTCAAAAGTTCGATCCTTACATCAATGTGGACCCAGGAACTCTAAATCCATACGAACACGGAGAATGTTATGTTACCGATGATGGTGCAGAAACCGATTTGGATTTAGGTCACTACGAGCGTTTCTTGAATGTGCCTACTTCTCAAGCGAATAATGTAACCACAGGTAGAATCTATCTTTCGGTGATTGAAAAAGAGCGTCGTGGCGAATTTTTAGGTAAAACGGTGCAAGTGGTTCCTCATATTACCAACGAAATTAAAGACAGAATGCAATTGCTTGGTAAATCAGGTGATTATGATATTGTGATTACTGAAATCGGGGGTACTGTGGGTGATATTGAATCCTTGCCATACATTGAATCTGTTCGTCAATTAGTTTGGGAATTGGGAGAAAATAACGGAATTGTAATTCATTTAACCTTAGTGCCTTATTTGGCTGCTGCTGGAGAATTGAAAACGAAACCAACCCAACACTCCGTAAAAACCTTGATGGAAAGCGGAATCAAAGCGGACATCTTGGTGTGTAGAACAGAACACGAGATTTCGGATGAAATTCGCAATAAATTAGCCTTGTTTTGTAATGTAAAAAGAGAGGCGGTTATTCAATCAATTGATGCGTCTACCATATACGAAGTGCCCAACTTAATGCTTGAAGAAGGATTGGATGTTGTGGCGTTGAAAAAATTAGATTTACCTAAGAAAGCCGCTCCCGATTTGAAAAATTGGAATACGTTTTTGAAGCGATTGAAAAACCCAAAACATACCGTAAATATTGGTTTGGTTGGGAAATATGTTGAAATGCAAGATTGTTATAAATCTATTTTGGAAGCCTTTATTCACGCAGGGGCTGCAAATGAAACCAAGGTCAATGTCATTTCACTTCATTCGGAATTCATAGATGCTTCAAATGTGAATGAAAAATTAGCAGGTTTAGATGCTGTTTTAGTAGCGCCTGGTTTTGGTGAAAGAGGTATTGAAGGAAAGATTGAGACAGTACGTTATGTACGTGAAAATAAAATTCCGTTTTTCGGAATTTGTTTGGGAATGCAAATGTCAGTAATCGAATATTCAAGAAATGTATTGGGTCTTTCAGATGCCAATTCAACCGAGATGAACGATACTACTTCTAATCCAGTGGTGAACTTGATGGAAGAACAAAAAACGGTTACCGATAAAGGCGGCACCATGCGTTTAGGTGCTTGGAATTGCAATATTAAAGCAGGTACTTTGGCTCATAAAATTTATGGAACAACTTCTATTTCAGAGCGTCACCGTCACCGTTATGAATTCAATAGTGCTTATGTAAGCCAATTGGAAAAAGCAGGATTAAAGGCTTCTGGAACGAATCCTCAAACGGGATTAGTAGAAATTGTCGAAATTGAAGATCATCCGTTTTTTATAGGTGTACAATACCACCCAGAATACAAAAGTACTGTAGCCAATCCACATCCAATTTTTGTGAATTTTGTGGCCGCTGCCGTTCAAGCAAAGAAAAAATAA
- the guaA gene encoding glutamine-hydrolyzing GMP synthase, producing the protein MQHNVLILDFGSQYTQLIARRVRELNIFCEIFPYNNFPTDLSPYKAVILGGSPFSVRAEDAPHPDLSQIRGKLPMLAVCYGAQYLAHFSGGEVAASNTREYGRANLSYIKEDEVFFQGISPNSQVWMSHSDSIKVLPTNGIKLASTHDVEFAAYRIEGETTYAIQYHPEVFHSTEGTKMLENFLVNIAEVPQNFTPNAFVTDMVSELKEKLQDDKVVLGLSGGVDSTVAAVLLHQAIGKNLYCIFVNNGLLRKNEFQNVLNQYKGMGLNVKGVDAGDRFLSELAGVSDPETKRKIIGRVFIEVFDDESHLIEDVKWLAQGTIYPDVIESVSVKGPSATIKSHHNVGGLPDYMKLQIVEPLRMLFKDEVRRVGATLGIDPELLGRHPFPGPGLSIRILGDITPEKVQILQDVDAVFIDGLKSWGLYDKVWQAGAILLPVNSVGVMGDERTYEKVVALRAVESTDGMTADWVHLPYDFLMKISNEIINKVKGVNRVVYDISSKPPATIEWE; encoded by the coding sequence ATGCAACACAACGTACTTATTTTAGATTTCGGGTCGCAATACACACAGCTTATTGCGCGTAGAGTTCGCGAATTAAATATATTCTGCGAAATTTTTCCTTACAACAATTTTCCAACCGATTTATCTCCCTACAAAGCCGTAATTTTGGGTGGAAGTCCATTTTCGGTTCGCGCAGAAGATGCACCACATCCTGATTTGTCTCAAATTAGAGGTAAATTGCCAATGCTTGCGGTATGTTACGGAGCGCAATATTTAGCCCATTTTAGTGGTGGCGAAGTAGCTGCATCCAATACAAGAGAATACGGAAGAGCAAATCTTTCTTATATTAAAGAAGACGAAGTTTTCTTTCAAGGTATTTCACCAAACAGTCAGGTTTGGATGAGTCATAGTGATAGTATTAAAGTATTACCAACTAACGGTATTAAATTAGCTAGTACACATGATGTAGAATTTGCGGCTTACCGAATTGAAGGTGAAACAACCTATGCAATTCAATACCATCCAGAAGTATTTCATTCGACAGAAGGAACTAAAATGTTGGAGAACTTTTTGGTGAACATTGCTGAGGTGCCTCAAAACTTTACTCCTAATGCTTTTGTTACTGATATGGTGTCCGAATTGAAAGAAAAATTACAAGATGACAAAGTAGTTTTAGGTCTTTCAGGTGGCGTAGATTCAACTGTTGCGGCAGTTTTATTACACCAAGCCATTGGAAAAAACTTATATTGTATTTTCGTTAATAATGGTTTGCTTCGTAAAAACGAATTCCAAAATGTATTGAATCAATACAAAGGAATGGGATTGAACGTAAAAGGAGTAGATGCAGGTGATCGTTTCTTGTCGGAATTGGCAGGAGTAAGCGATCCAGAAACCAAACGTAAAATTATCGGACGTGTTTTCATCGAAGTTTTTGATGACGAATCGCATTTGATCGAAGATGTAAAATGGTTGGCTCAAGGAACTATTTATCCAGATGTTATCGAATCGGTTTCGGTTAAAGGACCTTCAGCTACAATCAAATCGCACCACAATGTGGGTGGATTACCAGATTATATGAAATTACAAATTGTAGAACCTTTGCGCATGCTTTTCAAAGATGAAGTGCGAAGAGTGGGGGCTACTTTAGGAATTGATCCGGAATTATTAGGAAGACATCCTTTCCCAGGACCAGGATTATCCATCCGAATCTTAGGAGATATCACTCCAGAAAAAGTACAAATTTTACAAGATGTAGATGCGGTATTTATCGATGGATTGAAATCTTGGGGATTGTACGATAAAGTTTGGCAAGCAGGAGCAATTTTATTGCCTGTAAACAGTGTTGGAGTTATGGGTGATGAACGTACTTACGAAAAAGTAGTAGCGCTTCGTGCTGTAGAATCAACTGATGGTATGACGGCTGACTGGGTTCATTTACCCTATGATTTCTTGATGAAAATTTCGAATGAAATTATCAATAAAGTAAAAGGGGTAAACCGTGTGGTGTATGATATTAGTTCAAAACCACCTGCCACAATTGAGTGGGAATAA
- a CDS encoding DUF3820 family protein, with protein MENNQKQLIKLAHTKMPFGKYEGWHLIELPEYYVVWYNNKGFPKGELGQQLQLVYELKLNGLEDLIRNIKKKYPKPI; from the coding sequence ATGGAAAATAACCAAAAACAACTTATTAAACTAGCGCATACTAAAATGCCTTTTGGGAAATACGAAGGTTGGCATTTAATTGAGTTGCCTGAATATTATGTGGTTTGGTACAATAATAAAGGATTTCCAAAAGGCGAGTTAGGTCAGCAATTACAATTGGTTTACGAATTAAAATTAAACGGATTAGAAGATTTAATTCGCAACATAAAAAAGAAATATCCAAAACCAATTTGA
- a CDS encoding RidA family protein, with protein MERKNILTGSPWEDKMGYCRAVRIGNIIEVSGTVAIVDGEKVKADDAYAQTLNILERVEKVLEDLNTSMKDVIRTRIFTTDITTFEAVATAHSTFFKDIKPTTGFYEISKLVAPEYLVEIEFTAVVAA; from the coding sequence ATGGAAAGAAAAAATATCCTAACAGGCTCCCCATGGGAAGATAAAATGGGTTATTGTCGTGCCGTTCGCATTGGCAATATCATTGAAGTATCAGGAACCGTTGCTATCGTTGATGGCGAAAAAGTAAAAGCTGACGACGCGTACGCACAAACGTTAAATATTTTAGAACGGGTAGAAAAAGTTTTAGAAGACCTAAATACCAGTATGAAAGACGTTATTCGTACTCGTATTTTTACCACTGACATTACTACTTTTGAAGCAGTAGCAACAGCACACTCAACTTTTTTTAAAGACATTAAACCAACTACTGGTTTTTATGAAATAAGTAAACTAGTCGCTCCAGAGTATTTGGTGGAAATTGAATTTACCGCAGTTGTTGCGGCCTAA
- the gldI gene encoding gliding motility-associated peptidyl-prolyl isomerase GldI: MKKLIFTIGVTILLATTSCHKNQEARKPISHSSGSFMKESVNRNKKLIAGEEAEIARVIRQNKKVKFIASTKGFWYSYIITNKKDTLSPKKGDVALFDYEVKDLKGRVIYSKSELGPQTYFVDKQNIMTGLREGIKLMHRNEKINFLFTSTIAYGYHGDNKKIGTNKPLLCIVTLRDFMSEANYDQKMKANSNTVAETQNDSITN; the protein is encoded by the coding sequence ATGAAAAAATTAATTTTTACAATAGGAGTTACTATTCTTTTAGCAACCACTAGTTGCCACAAAAACCAAGAAGCTCGAAAACCAATCTCGCATAGCTCAGGTTCTTTTATGAAAGAATCTGTGAATCGCAACAAAAAATTAATTGCTGGGGAAGAAGCTGAAATTGCGCGCGTGATTCGTCAAAACAAAAAAGTAAAGTTTATCGCTTCAACTAAAGGATTTTGGTATTCCTATATAATTACGAATAAAAAAGATACGCTCTCTCCCAAAAAAGGAGATGTAGCTTTATTCGATTATGAAGTTAAAGATCTTAAAGGACGTGTTATTTATTCTAAAAGCGAGTTGGGCCCACAAACTTATTTTGTTGACAAACAGAATATAATGACCGGACTTAGAGAAGGAATCAAGTTAATGCACCGAAATGAAAAAATTAATTTCCTTTTCACCTCAACTATTGCTTACGGATATCATGGAGACAATAAAAAAATTGGAACCAACAAACCGCTTCTCTGTATTGTAACTCTTCGCGATTTTATGTCGGAAGCCAATTATGACCAAAAAATGAAAGCCAACTCAAATACTGTTGCTGAAACTCAAAACGATTCTATAACCAACTAA
- a CDS encoding voltage-gated chloride channel family protein has protein sequence MNFKNTFRLSLQWLIICTLIGLFSGSASAFFLVTLEWVTQIRENHNWIIWLLPIGGFCIGLLYHFYGTSVVKGNNLLLEEYENPQQAIPFKMAPLVLIGTLITHLVGGSAGREGTAVQIGGAIADRFSNWFQLDKTDRRTILILGISAGFASVFGTPLAGALFALEVVYFSKINFKSVVLSFVVAFVAYYTVEFWQVEHTQYSVPILPKINGINLVWTIGTGILFGFAALLFSRTTHFWNQLFSKYIQYAPIRPLVGGIILAVSIYCIGTTKYIGLGVPEIMKAFSTPNESYDFLLKILFTGFTLGAGFKGGEVTPLFFVGATLGSALSGIVPMPIALLVGMGFVAVFSGATHTPIACTVMGMELFGIESGIFIGIACVVAYFSSGSIGIYASQIVKGPKYHFYQKINRFRLDLF, from the coding sequence ATGAACTTTAAAAATACTTTTCGTCTCTCCCTGCAATGGCTCATCATTTGTACTTTGATAGGATTGTTTTCAGGTTCAGCATCGGCATTCTTTTTAGTCACTTTAGAATGGGTTACTCAGATTAGAGAAAATCATAATTGGATTATTTGGCTGTTGCCAATTGGAGGTTTTTGCATTGGTTTACTGTATCACTTTTACGGCACATCCGTGGTTAAAGGCAATAATTTACTTTTAGAAGAATACGAAAATCCGCAACAAGCCATTCCTTTCAAAATGGCGCCATTGGTTCTCATAGGTACATTAATTACTCATTTGGTTGGAGGATCAGCGGGACGCGAAGGAACGGCAGTACAAATAGGTGGCGCTATTGCCGACCGATTTTCAAATTGGTTCCAATTGGATAAAACAGACCGAAGAACGATCCTGATTTTAGGAATTAGTGCTGGGTTTGCTTCTGTGTTCGGAACACCTCTAGCAGGTGCTTTATTCGCTTTGGAAGTGGTATACTTTAGTAAAATCAATTTCAAAAGTGTAGTTTTATCTTTTGTAGTGGCTTTTGTAGCCTATTATACCGTAGAATTCTGGCAAGTCGAACACACACAATATAGTGTTCCAATTCTTCCAAAAATTAACGGAATCAATTTAGTTTGGACAATTGGAACCGGAATTCTATTTGGCTTTGCCGCCTTATTATTTTCAAGAACGACACATTTTTGGAATCAATTATTTTCAAAATACATTCAATATGCACCAATTCGACCGTTAGTTGGCGGAATTATTTTAGCTGTAAGCATTTATTGTATTGGAACAACAAAATACATAGGATTGGGAGTTCCTGAAATAATGAAAGCTTTTTCAACTCCCAACGAATCCTATGATTTTCTCTTAAAAATACTATTCACCGGTTTTACATTAGGCGCAGGATTTAAAGGTGGCGAAGTCACTCCGCTTTTCTTTGTAGGCGCTACTCTAGGAAGTGCTTTATCAGGAATAGTTCCAATGCCAATAGCATTGTTAGTAGGCATGGGATTTGTTGCTGTTTTTTCGGGAGCCACCCACACACCGATTGCCTGTACAGTGATGGGCATGGAACTCTTTGGAATTGAAAGTGGGATTTTTATTGGAATTGCTTGCGTTGTAGCCTATTTTTCTTCGGGGTCTATTGGAATATATGCATCGCAAATTGTAAAAGGACCAAAATACCATTTTTACCAAAAAATAAATCGCTTTCGATTGGACCTTTTTTAG